A segment of the Lycium ferocissimum isolate CSIRO_LF1 chromosome 5, AGI_CSIRO_Lferr_CH_V1, whole genome shotgun sequence genome:
ATTACTACTTACCTATTTCCCATGAATTTGGTACGACTGTTCAGTAAACTAGCTTTTTAATGTAATGATAGTGTCAGGCCAGCTTGCACGTCCGGACTAAGCACGAATACACACTTTCCACCTTCCACAGGATAAGTAtgcatttttttataaaatgtgacatttaaaaaaataaacaaagaaataaatgatatataaaaataatatattaataaaactacTATTCGAAGTGTGTGAATAAAACATAATTCATGCAAACTATTAAAACTCTCCTCGACGagttttcatcttttgaaaTGTATTCATAATAGCCTCATTAGAGATAGTACTAAATACTTCTTTTTCTATATAAGGCACTAAACAACCGCTCAAAAGCTCATCATCCATTCAGTTCCTTAAATCTGTCTTAATCAACTTCATCGCCGAGAAAACTCTCTCAACAGTAGCAGTAGCAACTGGCAAAAGTAAAGCAAATTTCACAAGCCGAAACACAAGAGGATAAGTTCCATGCTTCTTCGTCTCTACGAGTATCTTGGAAAGATTACAAAGCCCCTTAAGATTGGAAAACCTTTTATCATGATCCCGAACATCAACAATGTAATTCTCAAGCTGAAAACGAAGGTCAACCATAGAGTATTTGTCAAAATCATCAGGATGAAACTCATTgtcaaaatgagaaaaagagtCAATTGGGTTCAAGCAAGAAACTCCAAGAAGCAAATCGGTTGTCACCTCATCAAAGCGATTATTGAGTTCTTGTCGTTGCCAATCAATAATTTGATAAAATACATAAACTTGGTAGTGATGTAAAACAGTATACTCAGCAACTCTCCGACGTGATCTTCCAGAGATAACATAAAACTCATCAAATTTGGGTATCGAAATATCATATTTGATACAAAATTCAGATACCTCATCAATAAGTGAATTCCAACCTTTATCTCTTAGTCGCTGCAATCGATCCTTTGCCACTCCAACAAGTAACATGGCATTTGCAATGTCTTGCTCTTTCTTTTGATAAGCTGCATTTAGATCATTTGTGATTGCTAAAACATTGCGCATGAAATGCAACATGAAGACAACCTCAAATGCTAAACATGTTCTAAGATATCCCTTTGCCCTACACTTTTCTTCAAAACGGGCATTAACAGCAATAGCATCAAGAACATCAATGATAGGACCAAACATAAGAATAAAATTGTTAAAGGATTTGTAGTGAGATCCCCATCGAGTATCACCCGCTCTAGCAAGACCTAATTCTTGATTCAAACCCTTACCACTTTCAAGCTCACCTTTACGTAATGCCTCTTCAATTTCATCTGCTTGAGCTTCACGAAGTTCATCTCTACGCTTGAAAGAAGCTCCCACCATAATTAGTATATCAGAAACCAACAATATAAGTTC
Coding sequences within it:
- the LOC132057608 gene encoding uncharacterized protein LOC132057608; its protein translation is MVGASFKRRDELREAQADEIEEALRKGELESGKGLNQELGLARAGDTRWGSHYKSFNNFILMFGPIIDVLDAIAVNARFEEKCRAKGYLRTCLAFEVVFMLHFMRNVLAITNDLNAAYQKKEQDIANAMLLVGVAKDRLQRLRDKGWNSLIDEVSEFCIKYDISIPKFDEFYVISGRSRRRVAEYTVLHHYQVYVFYQIIDWQRQELNNRFDEVTTDLLLGVSCLNPIDSFSHFDNEFHPDDFDKYSMVDLRFQLENYIVDVRDHDKRFSNLKGLCNLSKILVETKKHGTYPLVFRLVKFALLLPVATATVERVFSAMKLIKTDLRN